The Lycium ferocissimum isolate CSIRO_LF1 chromosome 1, AGI_CSIRO_Lferr_CH_V1, whole genome shotgun sequence genome includes a region encoding these proteins:
- the LOC132065245 gene encoding borneol dehydrogenase, mitochondrial-like, whose translation MAVNFARRLEGKVAIITRAASGIGEAAARLFSKHGAKVVIADIQDDLALKVCKDLDPSSTTVVHCDVTKEEDLENAVNTIVSKYGKLDIMYNNAGIAGEVKSNILDNEKYEFEKVISINLIGTFLVMKQAARVMVPRGQGSIISTTSVCASLGGVCPHAYTSSKHGILGLTRNAAVNLGRYGIRVNCVSPYVVPTAAAFDTLKKMGKEGSHVYSTLNGAKLTRNDVAETVVFLASDESKYVSGQDFIFVGGYTIENPGLSMFNRFLSSSKMINVDNKIQSHLKNYIHQIKQLMNQRRIQVGNCYREVRFIAIILANIGVLTKIERLFTRAITLTRMAKALLKNDQYSYVQFRIKSKKGYFTFDNG comes from the exons ATGGCTGTAAATTTTGCAAGAAG GCTAGAAGGTAAAGTTGCAATTATAACCCGTGCTGCTAGTGGCATTGGTGAAGCTGCTGCAAGACTTTTCTCAAAACATGGAGCTAAAGTGGTGATCGCAGATATTCAAGATGATTTGGCACTAAAAGTTTGCAAAGACTTGGATCCGTCATCAACCACAGTTGTGCATTGTGACGTTACAAAAGAAGAAGACTTGGAAAATGCAGTGAACACGATAGTTTCCAAGTATGGGAAGCTAGACATCATGTACAACAATGCTGGTATTGCTGGAGAAGTAAAATCCAACATTCTTGacaatgaaaaatatgaattcGAAAAAGTCATTAGTATTAACCTCATAG GTACATTTCTTGTGATGAAACAAGCGGCCCGAGTTATGGTCCCTCGTGGTCAAGGTAGCATAATTTCCACTACTAGTGTTTGTGCATCGCTAGGTGGTGTTTGTCCTCATGCCTATACGAGCTCAAAGCATGGAATATTAGGACTCACTCGGAATGCTGCAGTTAATTTAGGACGTTATGGCATTCGTGTGAATTGTGTGTCACCATACGTTGTTCCTACAGCAGCAGCTTTTGATACCTTAAAAAAGATGGGTAAGGAAGGTTCACATGTTTATTCTACCTTAAATGGTGCTAAACTTACACGCAATGATGTGGCTGAAACTGTTGTTTTCCTCGCTAGCGATGAGTCTAAGTATGTGAGTGGCcaagattttatttttgttggagGATACACAATTGAGAATCCAGGTTTATCAATGTTCAATAG ATTTCTTTCTTCTAGTAAGATGATCAATGTGGATAACAAGATTCAGTCACACCTCAAGAACTACATTCATCAAATCAAACAATTGATGAATCAAAGACGAATTCAAGTTGGaaattgttatagagaagtcAGATTTATTGCTATCATACTTGCTAATATTGGAGTTTTGACAAAAATAGAGAGGTTATTCACACGAGCTATAACTCTAACAAGGATGGCTAAAGCTTTATTGAAGAATGATCAATATAGTTATGTCCAATTCAGAATCAAATCCAAGAAGGGGTACTTCACATTTGATAATGGTTAA